The sequence AATGGCTGCACCGGCTGAAGATCGTCGGAATCGATCTCCGTGACCCGGCCCAGGTCATCGCGCTCGCCGACACGGTGAGCGCCGAGGGCCCGCTCGACATTCTGATCAACAACGCCGCCCAGACCGTCCGCCGGTCTCCCGAGGCGTACGGACAGCTGATCGCCGCCGAGTCCGCACCGCTGCCCGCCGGGGAGCTGCCCGCCTCCGTCGTCCTCGGCCACTTCGGCAGCGGCACGCCCGCCGCTCTCACCGCCGCCTCCGCGGCTCCCGGCGCGCTGACCGCAGACGACCTCACCGCCCTCGCCCTGACCACCGGCTCCGCCACCCCCGCCCGCATCGAGGCGGGCACCGCGATCGACGCCGGCGGCCTGGTACCGGATCTGCACTCGACCAACACCTGGATCCAGAAGGTGGACCAGGTCGACCCCATCGAGCTGCTGGAAGTCCAGCTGTGCAATATGACCGCGCCCTTCCTGCTGGTGAGCAAGCTGCGCCCGGCGATGGCAGCGGCCCCCGCACGCCGTAAGTACGTCGTGAACGTCTCGGCGATGGAAGGCCAGTTCAGCCGCGGCTACAAGGGCGCCGGCCATCCGCACACCAATATGGCCAAGGCGGCGCTGAATATGCTCACCCGCACCAGCGCCCGGGAGATGCTGGAGACCGACGGCATCCTCATGACGGCCGTGGACACCGGCTGGATCACCGATGAGCGCCCGCATCCCGACAAGATGCGCCTGGCCGAAGAGGGCTTCCACGCTCCCCTCGACCTGGTCGACGGAGCGGCCCGGGTGTACGACCCGATCGTCCGCGGCGAGTCGGGCGAGGATCTGTTCGGCTGCTTCCTGAAGGACTACGCGCCCGCGGCCTGGTGATCCGGACCGCCGGCCGGCGCGGGCCGGGTGTTCCTGGTCCGCGGTCCGGCGGCTGACTCCTCATGGGTTGCCGGTACTCCCGGTACTCCCGTTAGTCCCTGTACTCCCGGTTCGGGAAGGCCGGCACGCAGCCGTTCGAGGAGAGCTCTGGCCGCCGGGCCGGCCGGCCCCTCCGTCCGCCAGGCCAGGGCGACCCGGCCACGCAGCCGCGGCCCGGTGATCTCCAGCGTCCGCAGCCCGGCGGCTGACGCCTCGTCCGCCGGCAGCGCCGGGACGACGGCCACACCGAGGCCACGGGACGCCAGTCGCGCCAGCACCTGCAGCACGGACGCCTCGAAGGCGACACGGGGCCGGAAGCCGGCTTCCGCGCAGGCGCGTTCGAGCACCCCGCGGACGCCGGTACCACGCGGCAGGGCAATCAACGGGCGCTCGCGGAGCGCGGCCAGCGGGACGCTCGTACGGTCGGCATGCGCCGCCAGGAGCGGGTCGCCCGGCGCGACGGCGGCGACCAGGGGGGCGTCGACCACGACCTGGCAGGAGAGGCCCGCGGGTGGCTGCGCTTCCGCCAGCCCGATCAGGGCGACGTCGAGTGCACCGCCGAGCAGTGCCGCGCACATCCGCTCCGATGTGTCGTCGGCGAGGGAGATCTCCACCTGCGGATGCGCATCGTGGAAATCGGCCAGCAGCGACGCCAGATCGAATCTGCGGGTGCCGGCGCCGGAGACCAGGCCGACCCGGACGCGACCGCGGAGCAGACCGCTGAACTCGTCCACGGTCTGCCGGATCTCCTCGACGGCCGCGAGTGCCGCCCGCGCATGGGTGAGGACGGTCCGGCCCACCTCCGTCGTGGTCACCGAACGGCCGGAGCGGTCCAGGAGCGGCTGCCCCAACTCCCTTTCGAGCTGCCGGATCCGGGCGCTCACCCCGGGCTGCGCCAGATGCAGCCGGGCGGCCGCACGGGTGAAGTTGGCCTCCTCCACCACCGCGACGAAGTACTGCAGCTGCCGAAGTTCCATAACCGCTGATTCTAGAGAGGAGAACAGCTAGCTCTTGGACTTATGGAGAAGTGCACAAGACCATGGAAACCGGAGGCAGTTCGCCAGAACAACCCTCATGGGGGAGGAACAGTCGGATGGGCATCGAAGCGGCGATCGCGGCCGAACGCCGGGAACTGGCCGACCTGTTGGACGGCCTGACGGCCGAGCAGTGGGCGGCGCCGACACTGTGCGCGGGGTGGCGGGTCCGCGAGGTCGTGGCCCATATGTCGATGGGGTTCCGCTACTCATTCGCCAGGACGGCCGCCGAACTCGTCAGAGCGGGCGGCAGTCTCCACCGGATGACCGACCGCTGTGCCCGCAGGGACGCGGCCGCCGCCTCAACGGGTGAGCTCGCCGGCTTCCTCCGGGACAACGCACATCACCCCTGGACACCGCCGGTCGGCGGCCTCGCGTCGGCGCTGGGTCACGACGTGGTCCACGGGCTGGACATCACGGTCGCCCTCGGCCTCGGCCGCCGCGTTCCCGAAGACCGGGTGCGCCTCCTCCTAGAGAAGGTCACCCCCAGGTCCGCCAGGTTCTTCGGAGCCGACCTCAGCAGTGTCGAGCTCCGTGCCGACGACCTCGACTGGTCCTTCGGCACCGGTACGCCGCTGTCCGGCGCCGCCCAGGATCTGCTGCTGGTCGCGTTCGGCCGCAAGCTCCCGCCGGGCCGCCTCCACGGGGAGCGGCAGGACCGGTTCGTCGCCTTGGCCGCCGGCTGAGGCCCGGCCGGCGGGCCGGCGGCGGCTCCTGCCACCACACGGCAACCGCCGGCCCCGTACCACCGGGCCCGGGCGCCCGCCCGGCCTGCCGGGATCAGCCCTGCAGACCGTGGCGCGCCAGCAGCGGCGCGAGGTCCGGGTCCCGGCCGACCACCGCACGGAAAGCGCCGAGCGGGTCGACGCTGCCGCCCTTGCCGAGGAGTTCCCGGCGGAAGATCTCACCGCTCTCGCGGATCGTCTTCCCGTTCTCGCGGAACCAGCGCACGGTGTCGGCGTCCAGCACTTCCGCCCAGCGGTAGCCGTAGTACCCGGCCGCATAGCCGCCGCTGAAGATATGGGCGAAGTAGCCGGTGCGATAGCGCGGCGGGATCGCGGACACCGAGAGCCCGTAGCGCTCCAGCGCGGCCGCCTCGAACGCCTCGGCCTCGTCGGCGGCCGGTGCCTCGCCGGCGGAGAGGGAGTGCCAGGCCCAGTCCAGCACCGCGGCGGCCTGGTGCTCGACCATCCGGAAGCCCGCGCCGAAGTTCTCGGCCTCGCGCAGCCGGGCCGGCAGTTCGGCCGGCATCGGCTCGCCGGTGACGTGGTGCCGGGCGTAGTGGGACAGGATCTCCGGCCAGTCCGCCCACACCTCGTTGACCTGGGAGGGGAACTCGACGAAGTCACGAGGCACCTGGGTGCCGGACAGCAGCGGGTAGCGCACATCGGAGAACAGGCCGTGCAGCGCATGCCCGAACTCGTGGAACAGCGTGTTGACCTCGCTCCAGGTCAGCAGCACCGGCTCGCCCGCCGGAGGCTTGGCGACATTCAGGTTGTTGACCACGACCGGCTTGTGGCCGAGCAGCCGGGACTGCGGGACGAGGGCGTCCATCCAGGCGCCGCCCCGCTTCGACTCGCGGGCGTGGAAATCGACGATGTAGAGCCCGAGCGGGCCGCCGTCGGCGTCGTGCACCTCGTAGACACGGGCGTCCGGGTGGTAGGACACCAGGTCGGGGCGCGGGGTGAAGGTGATCCCGTAGACCAGCTCGGCGGCGTGGAAGACACCGTCGTGCAGCACGGTCTCCAGCTCCAGATAGGGCCGCAGCACCGACGCGTCGAGCGCGAACCGCTCCCTGCGTACCCGCTCGGAGTAGTACTGCCAGTCCGCCGCGTTGATCTTGGCCACGCCGGCCGCCTCGGCCAGGGCCGCGCCCTCCCGCTCGGCATTGGCGGTGGCGGGAGCGACCAGCCGGCCGAGCAGTTCCTCGACGGCTTCCGTGGTGCCGGCGGTCCGGTCGGCGACCTCCCAGGCAGCGTGGCTGGGGTAGCCGAGCAGGGCGGCGCGCTCGGCGCGCAAGGCGGCCAGCGCGACGGCGACCGGGCCGTTGGTGTCGGTACCGCGACCGAGGGACGCGGCCAGCAGGCGCTCGCGCAGCGCCGGGTCGTCCAGCGCGGCGAGCTCGGTCTGCTGGGAGAAGTTCTTCAGGCTGAGCACGTACTTGCCGTCGTGCCCCAGCGCCCGGGCGTTCGCGGCGGCGGCTGCGATCTGGTCCTCGGGCAGCCCGGCCAGCTCCTCGGCGCGGTCCAGTACGAGCGCGGCGTCCGCGGTGGCCGCCCGGAGGTTCTGCCCGAACTCGGTGCACCGGGCGGCGATCTCGGCATTCAGCGCGCGCAGGCGCTGTTGCTGCTCCGGGGCGAGGCGGGCGCCGGCCCGGACCCGGTCCGTATGGTGGCGCTCCAGCAGCCGCAACTGCTCGGTGTCCCATCCGGACTGCTCGCGCCGCGCGAAGAGCGCGTCCAGCCGGGCGAACAGCGCGGAGTCGAGCAGCAGCGCATCATCATGGGCGGCCAGCCGGGGAGCGATCTCGACCTCGAGCGCCTGGATCTCCTCGTCGGTATCCGTCGCCGCCTTGTTGAAGAACACCCTGCACACCCGGCCCAGCAGCGCGCCGCTGCGCTCCAGCGCCTCCACGGTGTTCTCGAAGGTGGCCGGCTCGGCGCAGGCACCGATGGCCGCGATCTCGTCCAGCTGGTCGGCTATGCCGCGGGCAAAGGCGGGGAGAAAGTGATCGTTCCGGATCCGCGCGAAAGGCGGCAGGGCGTAGGGCAGATCACTCGGCTCGAAGAAAGGATTCGACGTCGTCACAGAGGCTGACACTACGCCCGGAGGTGACATCCGGTCCCGCAGTCGTGCTATGACGACGCTTGCGGGCGCGGGTAGTTGTCACCCCCAACGTGTGGACCGGACGCGCGGCGGTGGCCGGTCCCGTCCCCGGGGAGCGTCGTGGGGCCATCCGTGATGTGATCGAAGCGAGGCAAGCAACACTCCTGAGACAGGAGGAATCATGGCCAGCAAGCTGCGAGCCCGCGACATCATGTCCGGCGGAGCGCGCTGTGTGGGTGCACATGAATCGTTGATGGATGCGGCGAAGATGATGCGGGACCTGAACGTCGGCTGCCTGCCCATCTGCGGTGACAACAACAGGCTGATGGGGGTGATCACCGATCGCGACATCGTCGTCACCTGTTGTGCCGAAGGTGTCGACCCGGCGACGGTGCAGGCCGGTTCCATGGGCGGCAAGCTGCACTGGATCGACGCCGAAGCGGACGCCTCCGAGGTCCTGCGGACCATGGAGGAGCACCACATCAAGCGCCTGCCGGTGATCGACGTCAAGGGCGGCCACCAACTGGTAGGAATGATCACAGAGGCGAACCTCGCCAAGAATCTCAGCGACGCGGAGATCGCGGAGTTCGCCAACCGCGTGTACGCGACCGCGGGCTGACCGATCTGCCCGCATCGCACCACCCGAGGCCGGGGGCAAGCACGTACGGACGGGGGCCGGCCCGGCCCCGCCGTCATGTCCCACGATGGCCCGTCCCCGTCATGTCCCACGATGGCCCGTCGCAGTCAGCCACCGTCACGTCCCACGGTGGTGGCCCGTCCGCTGTGACGAGCCACCGTGGCGTGAAAGAGCGGGGAATTGGCGGAATTCCCCCGGCTGTGCACCAGGGGAATTCCGAGTATTCCGTTACCCGCTCAGTGGGCGCCGGAGTGTGGTACGGCTAGCCGTGTGCCGGGGAAAATCAGATGAGGATTCGCCCCGATCACCTGCCGGTTCAGCCGGTAGAATTCCCGCCACCCCAGGCCGTGCGCGTAGGCGATACCGCTCAGCGTGTCGCCGGAGTTGACGACGACCGAGCCGCCGGTACTCCGGTGGCGTCCCACTTTGTATCGCTTCTCATGGGACTGGGTATGGCGGGACTGCGGTTGGCGGGGCTGGGGATGGATATGGCGGGCCCGCGCCCGGGCCGACGGGTCTGCCTGGCGCTGCGGTGCGGGGCGCGCCGGGGCGCTCCGCGGAGTGCGGTGTGCGGTACTCGAGTTGAGTCCCAGCGAGGCCGAGCAGGCCGGCCAGGCGCCCCAGCCCTGACGAGCCAGCACCCTCTCGGCCACCTGGATCTGCTGGGACCGGGTCGCCCGCGCCGCCCGGGGCGCGTAGGCGCCGCCGCCGAAGGAGTGCCAGGTGGAGTGGGCGAGCTGCAGCCCTCCGGAGAACCCGTTGCCCGTGTCGATACGCCAGTTCCCTCCGCTCTCGCACCCGGCCAGACGGTCCCAGGTCCCGCCGGCGCGGGCCTCGGCGGGCTGCCCGGACGCCAGGTTCAGCGCGCCGGCCGCGAGCAGGACCGCTGCTGCCGTGATGCCCCGGACACCATAGCCCCGGAATTCACTCCGGGCAGGCGCTTTTGCTGCCTGCGGAAATTCCATGCCCTTACTCCCGTCGCTCGCCGCGCAGTTGCCTGGCGGTCATTCAGGAATCCTGGCGCGTATGCGGTGTACGCGTTCGAATGGTGCTCGAACCTCGATTTCCGTGCGGCGCCATGAATTTGACGGGGAAGAGACAACCACGCCCCGAGTTCGCCTCGGCAGAGCGCGCGGTAGCGCCGTCGCGGCCCGGCCTGCACCCTTGCCGCCGGGGCGCGGCCGTGCTTGGGCCGTGCGCACCTGTTCAGACGGGCAGGGGCGCACCCGTCCGACCGTGGGCGCAGCACACCCCCGCGGCCGGTGATCACCGGCCCGGCCCGGGGGTGTCCGCCGAGCGCAACCGGCGCACTCGATGCATGCGCTGCGCAGGTCCGCATGCACCGCGCACGGGTCTTCGGCGGTGCAACGGCCCGTTCTGCCTTGGTGCAACGGCGCATTGCACACGGGTACGGCGACGTGGATCGCCCCTGGGAACGTCGGGAATATCGGGAATGCCGGCGGCCCGGCCCACGCGTCGTCCTGGAGCCAAGGGGCAGCCATGGCGATGAAGCCAGAAATGATTGAACGATCCTGCCGCGGTGTGGGCTGTTTCCATGGCGCCCGGTCCGACGGATCATGTTCATGACCTGCATTTATGTGACGCAGTGGGTCTGCAGTAACCATGTGGATCTCTGGAGTCCTGAATTTTGCTGAACAATCCTGAAGTCCTGAGGTAGCTTCCTTCTGTGGCCGATGAATCGAACGAGACGGGTGCGGCACCCCCGTACCTCGCCGCCCAGGCGATCGCCGACCGGTTGCGTGACCGGATCACGACCGGTGTGCTCGCGCCGGGTCATCCCTTGCGCGATGCGGCTCTCGCCGAGGAGTTCGGCGTCTCGCGCAACACCCTGCGCGAGGCCGTTCGGCTGCTGGTGTACGAAGGTCTCGCCGTCCACCAGCTCTACAAGGGCGCCGCGGTCAAAAGCCTCGATGCCGAGGACGTCCATGACATCTACGCCACCCGCCGGGCTCTGGAACTCCGGGCCGCGGAGCAGAGCTTCACCGCGCCCCAGGCGGCTCTCAACCGACTCGAGCGGTATGTGTCAGCCGCCGAAGAGGCGGCGGTGGCCGGTCGGTGGGACCGGACGGCCACGCATTCGCTGGACTTCCACCGGGACGTGGTGCACCTGCTCGGCAGCGAACGGCTCAACCGCTTCTTCCGTACGACCGTCGCCCAGCTGCGCCTGGCCTTCGCCGAGGTGCCGCATGAACCGGAATTCCAGTGCCAATGGGTGCCACGCGACCGTGAGCTGTGCGATCTGCTCCGCGCCGGGCGGCGCACCGAGGCGGCCGCCGCGCTCGCCCGCTACCTCGACGACTCGGAGTGCCAGGTCGTCGACATCGTGCGCGCCGCCCGCTGCACCTGAGCGCGCCGGGCCCCAGCAGATGCCCCCGACCCGATGCCCCCGACCCAACGACCCGTACCCGTTGACCCCGACCCGGCGATCCCCGCCCGATCTGCTCCCTCGACCGCGCCCCCGCCACCCCGGCGGGCCTCCCAGGAAAGCGAGCACACCGATGGTCACCAACGAAGCCGCCTACCAAGCCACCAAGGGCGGCCCCCTCGATGTCGACAAGGCCTTCTACGACCGGGTCTCTGGCAACTCCCGCAACTCCGGTAGCTCCAGTGACTCCGGCAGCTCCGGCAGCTCCGGCGCCCGCCGCCTGGTCGACAGCTTCACCATCCCGGTACGCTCCGGCCGAGCCTGGGAAGTGCCCGCAGGTCATCTGTGCCGCATCGTCACCGTGGACGGGCCGCAGGTCGGTGACTTCAACGTATGGAACCGCCACGACCCGCGCGAACGCCTCTGGGCGTCCCGCACCCGTCAGCTCCAGCGCGCCCACGTCAGCACCTATGACCGCCTGTGGTCCACCCTCCCCTTCCTGCGCCCGCTGCTGACCGTCACCGGCGACACGCTCGCCGACTACGGCACCGACGACACGGGCGGCAGGGTGCACGACCTGCTGGGTACCCGCTGCGACCCGTACGTCAACCGCATGCTCACCGGCGAGGACTTCGACTTCCACTGCCACTCGAACCTGGTCCGCGCCGTCCTGCCGTACGGGCTCACGGAGTTCGACGTGCACGACGTCCTCAACGTCTTCCAGTGCACCGGACTCAACGAGGACGACCAGTACTTCATGAAGGCCTGCCCTGCCCGGCCCGGCGACCACTTCGAGTTCTTCGCCGAACTCGACCTGCTGTGCGCGCTGTCCACCTGCCCGGGCGGCGATCTGTCCGTACCGCTGTGGGGGCCGGACGCGGGCGACCCGCTGGAGGTCTGCCACCCGCTCGGCATCGAGGTCTACGAGGTCGATGACGCGCTCCTCGAAGGCTGGGCCTCCCCGCAGCCGGCCGCCTACCGCAATCTGCACGGGGTGACCCTGCCCAGCTGGACATAGCCGCGGCAGGGCCGCAGTGCGGCAGCCCCGCGAGGCCGCGTGTGCCCGCGCGCAAGGGGTCATGCGCACTGGCTCGCGCGCAATGGACAGACCTCCGGCGCCGTGTTGCATGGGAAGGGAGAGCGTTTTCCGCTGGGGAGGCTGCCGTGGCCGATGTGGAGGTGCTGGTCGTCGGGGCGGGGCCGGTGGGCTGACGGCGGCCCCCGAGCTGCAGCGCCGCGGCGTGCGCTGCCGGGTGATCGACAGGCTGCCCGCGCCGCAGCCGTTCGCCAAGGCGGTGGGCATCCAGCCCAGGACGCTGGAGATCTGGGGCCGCATGGGGCTGGTGCCACAAGTCCTGGAAGCCGCGGCCCCGCTCCGGGGGCAGTTGCTGTACGTCAACGGCGTCCAGCAGGCACGTATCGAGCTGACGCTGCCACCGGAGGTGCCCGTGCCGGCTGTTCGACCTGCTGCGCGGCGACGACCACAGCCTGCTGCTGTATGCGGACCACGAGGACCAGCTGATGCCGTACGACGAGGTGGCGGAGGCGGCGCGGAGCAGGGCGCGCGGTCAGCTGGCCGTCCGGGTGATCGTCGCCCCGGGGCTCCGGACGGACGGCCTGCTGCTGCCCGTCGTCCAGGACAGCCGTGACGAGTTCCGGCAGATATACGGTGCGCACGGCGGCGAAGCATTCCTCATCCGGCCCGACGGTTACGTGGGGCTGCGCCCCGCCCGGGCGAGCGGACCGGAGCTGCCGGCGCAGCTGGCACTGACCTTCCGTGCATGAGCGGCGGCCGGTCGTGCCCGGTGCCGTCGGCGGGCGCGACCGGCCGCCGTACGCTCAGGGCGCCTGCCACGCGGCGACCATCACCCGCCCGTCGCCGTCTTGGTCCAGCGCCGTGAAAGCAGCCTCCGCCTGGGCGGCCGAGTACCCGGCCGCTCGGTGCACGGCCGTGAAGTCCGCCAGGCTGACCACGCCGTCCCCGTCGGCATCGGCCAGGGCGACGGTCGCGGCGACCGACGGCCCCACGACCTTGCCGAGCACCCCCGACGCGCCGGCCCGGGCGAACGCCGCGACGAACTGCTCCCGGTCCAGGCGCCCCGTACCGTCCACGTCCGCCAGGGCGGCGAGCTCGTCGAAGGTGTTGCGCATCCCCGCACGGAGGGCTTGCGCCTTGGCGGAATCCGCCGGTTCGCCCACCGCTTCCGTCAGCACGCGCGCCCGCTCGGTGAAGTCCTGTGCGGTCAGGTAGCCGTCGCCATCGGTGTCGTACGTCGAGAAGCGGTGCTCGTACTCGGCCCGCAGGGCATCGGAGATCATGCGTCATCCCTTCCGGAGGTGGGCTCCCGGCGGAGCCCGGAGAGGCGGCCGGCCGCGCGGGGGCGCCGCGCCCATCCGCCGCCATGAGCACATTAAGTGACTTATTGGTCGCGAGGAGTGATGGTGGAGGGTGTGTTCGGCTGTCGGCTCCCTGGGGGTGGGGAGGCGGGCGTGCCGGCCGCGGCGCCCTCCGCGGTGGCCAAGGCCAACCTCCTGGCGATCGACAAGGTCGCTCTGCAGGCGCCCGGTCTGCAGGTGAAGGTCACCTACGCCTGTGACCCCGGCACGAATCACCAGCTGGTCGCCAATGCGGCCAAGCAGACCGGTCACGACGGGTTCAGCTACGCCCGCCAGGGGACCGTAGTGGTGCTGTAAGTGCGGCCGCCGCCCCGGTGGACCGGGCCGGACGGCCGTCCGGCCGCCGGGGCGAGCTCGCGCCGTCGGGCCATGGCACGATCTGTCAGATATTTCGGGTCGGTTACGCCCGCAACCGACGGGTCGGGCAAACGGTCCTACGGGGCATGAAAAGACAACTGAACCTGCGGCGGATAGGGAGGTCCGGCGCCGGACGCCGGGCGGGCGCGACGCTCGCCCTCACGGCGCTGGCCCTCCCGCTGACGGTGGCCTTCGGCTCCACGGCCCAGGCCGCCACCGCATCGTCCTGCACCGCGAGCCGCGGCCCCTATCAGAAGCAGGCCGAGAAGTTCCTCGGGCTGACCGTGGACGGCCGGCAGTCGGCGGCCGACTGCCGGGCGATCCGTGCCTTCCAGACCAGCCACGGCATCACCCCGAACATCGGCTACGCGGGTCCCGTCACCTGGGGCGTGATGAGCCTCGTGGCGCAGCAGAAGGCGGCCGGGAGCAACCCGAACAAGGCACAGAAGTGCCCCACGAACAAGGGCCGGATCGCCTGCGTCGACCTCACCCGCCAGCTCAGCTGGATCCAGGACGGATCGCGGCTGGTGTTCGGTCCGGTGCCGGTCCGCAGCGGGCGCGACGGGTACGAGACCCGCACCGGCGCCAAGAAGATCTACTGGCGCAACCTGCACCATGTGTCGTCGATCTACCACGTGGCCATGCCGTACAGCCAGTTCTTCGACGGCGGTCAGGCGTTCCACTCCATCAGTGGCAGCGTCTGGTCGGCCCCCGGCTCGCACGGCTGCGTCAATATGCGCAGCAACGACGCCAAGAAGTACTGGTCCCTGCTCAAGAACGGTGACGACGTCTACGTCTACGGCCGTAAGTCCGGTATCTGAGCCCTGAGCGGGCGGACCGGTCGGACCGGGCTCGGCTGCGGAGGGGAGGGAGCGCCCGATGGCGGGACGCCACCGGGCGCCGCGTCGTCCGGGCGTCGTGCCGTACGTATGCTGTGCCGTCCGCATGCCGAGCAGTCCGTACGCCGACCGGCGCCGGTCAGCCGGACCGTACTCTCACTCCTGCTTCCCCCGGCCACCGCGGGCGGGCGGCAGCGCGCAGGCCGCCGTGCCGCCCGGCATCCGCTGACGGTTCTTCGCGATGATCCGGTACACGCCATGGGCGATCCACCGCACGGGCGGGAGCGTGAGCAGTGCTCCCACGACCGGCCATCCGCCGCCCGCGCTCATCAGCAGCTTGGCGACAGCCTGGGCGCCACCGTGCACGGAGCCGGCCGGGGTCACCCACAACACTTCGTGTTCGGCGCGCTGTTGCGCGATGCCGAGCCGTGCGAGGTCGGTGAACTGCCAGGGGGCGGCGTCACAGCGCGGCCGCAGACGCCGTTCCGCGAACCTGGCCGAGGACGTGCAGAAGGCGCAGTCCCCGTCATAGACAAGTACGGGTTGCCGCCGCATCTTCCCGTCCCCTTCGCACCGGTGCCCTGGTGGTCACCATGATAGGTGCGTCGCCTCCCCGGCACGCCCGGCGGGCCCGTTGCTCGGTGGGCGCCCGCCGGGCGCACGGACACCCGTACCCCGGTCGTCCACGGACCGAGCCGGGAGGGCGGGAGGCCGGGATGCCGGGATGTGCCGGGTGCGGGGTCGCCGGGTCAGTCGGCCAGCAGGTGGTACAGGGCCATCGGCGTCACATAGCCGGGCCAGCGGCCGTCGGCGAACAGATGGACACCGGCGTCCAGATAGCACTGGTCGACGAGTTGGGAGCAGATCATGTGCCGGGTGCTGGCGACATAGCGGTGCAGGCCCGGAACGGGCAGGTGGAAGCGGTGCGTGGCGATCGCCAGGTAGTCGAGGAAGCTGTACGGGACTCCGACGTAGCGGGTGGCGGCTGCGCAGATGCCGGTGCGCTGCCGTTCGGTGAGCCGTTCCGGGCAGACGTAGACCACATCCGCGTCGGCGTAGGCGGTGAGGGACAGGATGCGGGCGCCACCCGGCTCGGCCTCCAGCAGCCGATTGCCGGGCAGGACCAGGAAGGCGTGTTCGTAGTCGGTGAAACCGTCTCCGTTGATCCACTGTCCGAAGCGGATCAACTGGCCGGTGAGGCCGGAGATTCTGGTGAGGCCGATGTCGCCCGGCAGGGGATGGGTGTGCTTCATGAGCAGCTCCCAGAGCCAAAGGGGGGTTCCCGTGGGTAATACCCGCTGTCATGGCGTACGCACCGCGTCCGTGGCGGCCGGTGGCGGCAGGGGGCGGCGAATGTCGGCGCATGTCGGAGGATCTCGGGGCGGACTTCG is a genomic window of Streptomyces sp. Edi2 containing:
- a CDS encoding EF-hand domain-containing protein, whose protein sequence is MISDALRAEYEHRFSTYDTDGDGYLTAQDFTERARVLTEAVGEPADSAKAQALRAGMRNTFDELAALADVDGTGRLDREQFVAAFARAGASGVLGKVVGPSVAATVALADADGDGVVSLADFTAVHRAAGYSAAQAEAAFTALDQDGDGRVMVAAWQAP
- a CDS encoding DUF393 domain-containing protein, translating into MRRQPVLVYDGDCAFCTSSARFAERRLRPRCDAAPWQFTDLARLGIAQQRAEHEVLWVTPAGSVHGGAQAVAKLLMSAGGGWPVVGALLTLPPVRWIAHGVYRIIAKNRQRMPGGTAACALPPARGGRGKQE
- a CDS encoding L,D-transpeptidase family protein is translated as MKRQLNLRRIGRSGAGRRAGATLALTALALPLTVAFGSTAQAATASSCTASRGPYQKQAEKFLGLTVDGRQSAADCRAIRAFQTSHGITPNIGYAGPVTWGVMSLVAQQKAAGSNPNKAQKCPTNKGRIACVDLTRQLSWIQDGSRLVFGPVPVRSGRDGYETRTGAKKIYWRNLHHVSSIYHVAMPYSQFFDGGQAFHSISGSVWSAPGSHGCVNMRSNDAKKYWSLLKNGDDVYVYGRKSGI